In Zingiber officinale cultivar Zhangliang chromosome 11B, Zo_v1.1, whole genome shotgun sequence, a single window of DNA contains:
- the LOC122034346 gene encoding uncharacterized protein LOC122034346 isoform X1 — protein MGACASKPNYRSRRRWGSHWYRRSQGMISASIPDSTKAQIRGDEQHSVELENSSATYGKPEVSNMIVHLTQLNGNVMCQEDAWFDSVSILESDSDDDFLSVYGDCIPSANAAGTQTLQYETASCFMDAMAKLEDANPSTPLTMPPEKHFKIESPNDRVLCNCDPHGGSHRTQGTDIYTKNKTNLSDSHGSFKGSKEVHEMDDKSHVNKASSHICKLVPSVCFNNRIQQMPNGSPPSQNKRSSVIKLSYKRKSYDGEDITEFCASNKFVYRPKGGAVIPCSSREKSMLGCWSYLEPSTFKLRGQNYFRDKRKLPAPNYAPYYPIGVDLFLCPRKIHHIAQYIDLPSVKLHDQIPSLLIVNIQMPTYPAAMFLGDSDGEGMSLVMYFKISECFDKEIPSSFQDLIKRFIDDETEKVKGFAMDSSIPFRERLKIVSGVVNPEDLCLSAAERKLVQAYNEKPVLSRPQHNFYLGTNYFEIDLDIHRFSYISRKGLEAFRERLKHGILDLGLTIQVQKQDELPEHVLCCLRLHKIDFINHGQIPTIVTREDD, from the exons ATGGGGGCATGTGCATCAAAACCAAATTATAGATCCAGAAGGAGGTGGGGTTCTCACTGGTACAGAAGATCCCAAGGAATGATTTCGGCTTCGATTCCTGATTCCACTAAAGCTCAGATTCGGGGTGATGAGCAACACTCTGTGGAACTTGAGAACTCTTCTGCAACCTATGGAAAACCTGAGGTCTCTAATATGATAGTCCATCTCACTCAGTTGAATGGTAATG TGATGTGCCAGGAAGATGCATGGTTTGATTCTGTCAGTATCTTGGAATCTGATTCTGATGATGATTTCTTAAGTGTCTATGGAG ACTGCATACCCTCGGCAAATGCAGCAGGGACTCAGACATTGCAGTATGAAACTGCTTCATGCTTTATGGATGCCATGGCTAAGTTGGAGGATGCTAATCCTAGCACTCCATTGACAATGCCACctgaaaaacatttcaaaatagaAAGTCCAAATGATAGGGTTCTGTGCAACTGTGATCCACATGGTGGTTCACATAGAACACAAGGAACAGACATTTAcaccaaaaataaaacaaatttaagtGATTCACATGGTAGTTTCAAAGGTTCCAAGGAAGTGCATGAGATGGATGACAAATCTCATGTCAACAAGGCATCGTCGCATATCTGCAAATTGGTTCCTTCTGTTTGTTTTAATAACAGAATTCAGCAGATGCCAAATGGTAGCCCGCCAAGTCAAAATAAAAGATCCTCAGTTATCAAGCTTTCGTATAAAAGAAAGTCATATGATGGAGAAGACATTACTGAGTTCT GTGCATCAAACAAATTTGTTTATCGCCCAAAAGGAGGAGCGGTTATTCCATGTTCTTCAAGGGAGAAATCAATGCTCGGATGCTGGTCCTACCTTGAACCATCTACCTTTAAACTTCGTGGGCAAAATTATTTCAG AGATAAGAGGAAGCTTCCTGCACCAAACTATGCACCATATTATCCAATCGGTGTAGATTTGTTTTTATGTCCACGAAAGATACATCATATCGCTCAATATATCGACCTTCCATCTGTTAAGTTACATGACCAAATTCCCTCACTCTTGATTGTCAATATTCAG ATGCCTACTTATCCGGCTGCAATGTTTCTCGGTGATAGTGATGGGGAAGGAATGAGCCTTGTAATGTACTTTAAGATTTCTGAATGTTTTGACAAAGAAATTCCTTCTAGTTTCCAGGATTTGATAAAG AGGTTTATTGATGATGAAACTGAAAAGGTTAAAGGCTTTGCGATGGATTCTAGCATTCCTTTTCGAGAGAGATTGAAAATAGTGTCTGGTGTGGTTAATCCTGAGGATCTTTGCCTAAGTGCAGCAGAAAGGAAGCTTGTTCAAGCTTATAACGAAAAACCAGTGCTCTCGCGCCCTCAGCACAATTTTTACTTG GGTACGAACTACTTTGAGATTGATCTTGATATACATCGGTTTAGCTACATATCAAGAAAGGGTCTTGAAGCATTTCGGGAACGTCTAAAACATGGAATCCTTGATTTGGGCCTCACCATCCAG GTGCAAAAGCAGGATGAGCTGCCAGAGCATGTTCTCTGCTGCTTGAGATTGCACAAGATTGATTTCATTAATCATGGACAGATACCAACCATCGTCACACGTGAAGATGATTGA
- the LOC122034346 gene encoding uncharacterized protein LOC122034346 isoform X2 produces the protein MGACASKPNYRSRRRWGSHWYRRSQGMISASIPDSTKAQIRGDEQHSVELENSSATYGKPEVSNMIVHLTQLNVMCQEDAWFDSVSILESDSDDDFLSVYGDCIPSANAAGTQTLQYETASCFMDAMAKLEDANPSTPLTMPPEKHFKIESPNDRVLCNCDPHGGSHRTQGTDIYTKNKTNLSDSHGSFKGSKEVHEMDDKSHVNKASSHICKLVPSVCFNNRIQQMPNGSPPSQNKRSSVIKLSYKRKSYDGEDITEFCASNKFVYRPKGGAVIPCSSREKSMLGCWSYLEPSTFKLRGQNYFRDKRKLPAPNYAPYYPIGVDLFLCPRKIHHIAQYIDLPSVKLHDQIPSLLIVNIQMPTYPAAMFLGDSDGEGMSLVMYFKISECFDKEIPSSFQDLIKRFIDDETEKVKGFAMDSSIPFRERLKIVSGVVNPEDLCLSAAERKLVQAYNEKPVLSRPQHNFYLGTNYFEIDLDIHRFSYISRKGLEAFRERLKHGILDLGLTIQVQKQDELPEHVLCCLRLHKIDFINHGQIPTIVTREDD, from the exons ATGGGGGCATGTGCATCAAAACCAAATTATAGATCCAGAAGGAGGTGGGGTTCTCACTGGTACAGAAGATCCCAAGGAATGATTTCGGCTTCGATTCCTGATTCCACTAAAGCTCAGATTCGGGGTGATGAGCAACACTCTGTGGAACTTGAGAACTCTTCTGCAACCTATGGAAAACCTGAGGTCTCTAATATGATAGTCCATCTCACTCAGTTGAATG TGATGTGCCAGGAAGATGCATGGTTTGATTCTGTCAGTATCTTGGAATCTGATTCTGATGATGATTTCTTAAGTGTCTATGGAG ACTGCATACCCTCGGCAAATGCAGCAGGGACTCAGACATTGCAGTATGAAACTGCTTCATGCTTTATGGATGCCATGGCTAAGTTGGAGGATGCTAATCCTAGCACTCCATTGACAATGCCACctgaaaaacatttcaaaatagaAAGTCCAAATGATAGGGTTCTGTGCAACTGTGATCCACATGGTGGTTCACATAGAACACAAGGAACAGACATTTAcaccaaaaataaaacaaatttaagtGATTCACATGGTAGTTTCAAAGGTTCCAAGGAAGTGCATGAGATGGATGACAAATCTCATGTCAACAAGGCATCGTCGCATATCTGCAAATTGGTTCCTTCTGTTTGTTTTAATAACAGAATTCAGCAGATGCCAAATGGTAGCCCGCCAAGTCAAAATAAAAGATCCTCAGTTATCAAGCTTTCGTATAAAAGAAAGTCATATGATGGAGAAGACATTACTGAGTTCT GTGCATCAAACAAATTTGTTTATCGCCCAAAAGGAGGAGCGGTTATTCCATGTTCTTCAAGGGAGAAATCAATGCTCGGATGCTGGTCCTACCTTGAACCATCTACCTTTAAACTTCGTGGGCAAAATTATTTCAG AGATAAGAGGAAGCTTCCTGCACCAAACTATGCACCATATTATCCAATCGGTGTAGATTTGTTTTTATGTCCACGAAAGATACATCATATCGCTCAATATATCGACCTTCCATCTGTTAAGTTACATGACCAAATTCCCTCACTCTTGATTGTCAATATTCAG ATGCCTACTTATCCGGCTGCAATGTTTCTCGGTGATAGTGATGGGGAAGGAATGAGCCTTGTAATGTACTTTAAGATTTCTGAATGTTTTGACAAAGAAATTCCTTCTAGTTTCCAGGATTTGATAAAG AGGTTTATTGATGATGAAACTGAAAAGGTTAAAGGCTTTGCGATGGATTCTAGCATTCCTTTTCGAGAGAGATTGAAAATAGTGTCTGGTGTGGTTAATCCTGAGGATCTTTGCCTAAGTGCAGCAGAAAGGAAGCTTGTTCAAGCTTATAACGAAAAACCAGTGCTCTCGCGCCCTCAGCACAATTTTTACTTG GGTACGAACTACTTTGAGATTGATCTTGATATACATCGGTTTAGCTACATATCAAGAAAGGGTCTTGAAGCATTTCGGGAACGTCTAAAACATGGAATCCTTGATTTGGGCCTCACCATCCAG GTGCAAAAGCAGGATGAGCTGCCAGAGCATGTTCTCTGCTGCTTGAGATTGCACAAGATTGATTTCATTAATCATGGACAGATACCAACCATCGTCACACGTGAAGATGATTGA